The following are encoded together in the Lawsonia intracellularis PHE/MN1-00 genome:
- a CDS encoding GHMP kinase, whose amino-acid sequence MIITRTPLRISFAGGGSDLPAYYLKHGGAVVSTSINKYVYLSIYPYFHQNGYLLKYTRNEHVSTIKEIQHPILHQVFKDFNVKGVDFNSCADIPSGTGLGSSSAFTVGLALLCNTYTEGRYISREGLAAYACDVEINKLGDPIGKQDQYACAVGGLNFIQFHPDESVTVEKLCLCREGKERLQKNLLLFYTGTTRAAMEILAEQKDNTVNKVQISKILSQMVNLAFELRKALLNNNINMMGEILHENWELKRQLASGVTNEKIDNWYKKALDAGAIGGKLLGAGGGGFLLFYVQEENHNRVRRALSELREIEFTFEQVGTTIVYQQ is encoded by the coding sequence ATGATTATTACACGTACACCATTACGAATTAGTTTTGCTGGGGGAGGTAGTGATCTCCCTGCATACTATCTCAAACATGGTGGTGCTGTTGTTAGCACAAGTATTAATAAATATGTATATCTTTCCATATACCCATATTTCCATCAAAATGGATATTTACTTAAATATACACGTAATGAACATGTCTCAACTATTAAAGAAATCCAACACCCTATCCTGCATCAAGTTTTTAAAGATTTTAATGTAAAGGGAGTAGATTTTAACTCATGTGCTGATATCCCATCAGGAACTGGACTAGGCTCTTCTTCAGCATTTACTGTTGGTCTTGCTCTTCTTTGTAATACTTATACAGAAGGACGATATATTAGTCGTGAAGGATTAGCAGCATATGCCTGTGATGTTGAAATCAATAAACTAGGAGATCCTATTGGAAAACAAGACCAATATGCTTGTGCTGTTGGTGGTCTTAATTTTATTCAATTTCATCCAGATGAATCTGTTACTGTAGAAAAACTTTGTTTATGTAGAGAAGGAAAAGAACGACTACAAAAAAATCTTTTACTTTTTTACACAGGAACCACTCGTGCAGCAATGGAAATTCTTGCTGAGCAAAAAGACAATACCGTGAATAAAGTACAAATTAGTAAGATTCTTTCCCAGATGGTTAACCTTGCTTTTGAATTACGTAAAGCACTATTAAACAATAATATCAATATGATGGGAGAAATTCTTCATGAAAATTGGGAGCTTAAACGGCAACTGGCTTCAGGAGTAACAAATGAAAAAATAGATAATTGGTATAAAAAAGCTCTTGATGCAGGCGCTATTGGAGGGAAGCTCCTTGGTGCTGGAGGTGGCGGATTTCTTCTTTTCTATGTTCAAGAAGAAAATCATAATCGTGTAAGACGAGCATTATCTGAGTTGCGTGAAATAGAGTTTACTTTTGAACAAGTTGGAACGACTATAGTTTACCAGCAATGA
- a CDS encoding HAD-IIIA family hydrolase produces the protein MDCVIIAGGNATRLGVPTIPKSMIPINGVPLLERQIFFAKQYGIKKFFILSGRLSCHIQEYFGDGSRFDVDITHIKEPFPLGTSGSVKLAQPFLQSRFLVFYGDIVMNFNLHKLIKFDETHPSLYGTIVVHPNDHPHDSDIIKVDLNNTIIGFFPKPHPKNFFYQNIVNAGVYILDPLIFNHIPSDSYSDFGKDIFPYIVQQESGNLFSAYKTAEYIKDMGTKERLKQVSYDVICGKVTKLHQDNARPAIFLDRDGVVCTNMNNSIDKTQFMLLPGVTKSIRKINQSGKLAIIITNQPGIAKGFFSEEALEALHAYMETLLGNEGAYLDAIFYCPHYPEKGFVGERQELKTVCNCRKPQPGLFFSAMKQFNINMEQSWMIGDNIVDMIAGKAAKCNTAFIGAVSTSIPSYQYNLQADSLSEAIDIILK, from the coding sequence ATGGACTGTGTAATCATTGCTGGTGGTAATGCTACTCGTTTAGGGGTACCAACTATTCCTAAATCAATGATTCCTATTAATGGAGTCCCTCTCTTAGAACGTCAGATTTTTTTTGCTAAACAATATGGTATAAAAAAATTTTTTATTCTTTCTGGTAGACTTTCATGTCATATCCAAGAATATTTTGGTGATGGTAGTCGTTTTGACGTTGACATTACACATATAAAAGAGCCATTTCCACTAGGAACATCTGGAAGTGTTAAACTAGCACAACCTTTTTTACAAAGTCGATTTCTAGTTTTTTATGGAGATATCGTCATGAACTTTAATCTCCATAAATTAATAAAATTTGATGAAACACACCCTTCTTTATATGGCACAATTGTCGTTCATCCTAATGATCATCCTCATGATAGTGATATTATTAAAGTAGATTTAAATAATACTATTATAGGATTTTTCCCTAAACCTCATCCAAAAAATTTTTTCTATCAAAATATTGTTAATGCAGGGGTATATATCCTTGATCCTCTCATTTTTAATCATATCCCTTCAGATTCATATTCAGATTTTGGTAAAGATATATTTCCATATATTGTTCAACAAGAAAGCGGTAACTTATTTTCTGCCTATAAGACTGCAGAATATATTAAAGATATGGGAACAAAAGAACGTTTAAAGCAAGTTTCTTATGATGTTATATGTGGAAAAGTTACAAAATTACACCAAGATAATGCTCGTCCTGCTATTTTTTTAGATAGAGATGGTGTTGTTTGTACTAATATGAACAATAGTATTGATAAAACACAATTTATGTTACTCCCTGGTGTTACAAAATCTATTAGGAAAATTAATCAAAGTGGTAAGTTGGCTATCATCATTACTAACCAACCAGGTATTGCAAAAGGTTTTTTTAGTGAAGAAGCTCTTGAAGCTCTACATGCATATATGGAAACATTATTAGGTAATGAGGGAGCATACTTAGATGCAATTTTCTACTGTCCTCATTATCCTGAGAAAGGTTTTGTAGGAGAACGTCAAGAATTAAAAACAGTATGTAACTGTAGGAAACCACAACCAGGTTTATTTTTTAGTGCTATGAAACAATTTAATATTAATATGGAACAATCTTGGATGATAGGAGACAACATAGTCGATATGATAGCAGGTAAAGCTGCTAAGTGTAACACAGCATTTATTGGTGCTGTTTCAACTTCTATCCCTTCATATCAGTATAACCTACAAGCAGACTCTTTATCAGAAGCTATTGATATTATTTTAAAATAG